The DNA segment ataaatatgtattgaatcaTTAAAaggtcttcatttatttattcatgcccTCATTCGCTGGTATTAGTACATATTGATCAAATCTTGACAAAAACTAAGGTTTATGAGTGCAGAAAGTTATTGTGTTGCTACAATACTGAATGAAACTCCCCTGTGAATATCCATGTCCTATTCCCCAGGAACTGTGTTAACTGTGTTAATTTAAGGATCTTGAAGTAGACAGATTATTTTGCTTTATCAAAGTGGATAATAACAAGAGtcctactttctccaactagacaccacctcctacagtttccatccCTCCCCATAGTCTATTCACTATGATAGATTAATCCTTTAATAAGTTTAGTGCCTTCATGATCCAGTCACCTCCTAGAAGTTCTACCTCTGTACATTGCTGCTTctactggggaccaagcctctaaCACATTAGCCTTTTGGAGACATTTGATATCCCAACAATAACAGGAGGCATGTATGAAGTTACTGATACTGAAACCCCATAGTACAAGGCTATGTCTTTCAACTATTTTTCACCTGTCCCATCATTTCTGTGTGACTGTCCGTACTGACTTCTCTACGTTACCATGTTTGAAAACACACTCATCTGTGTGTCCGACTTTCTGTTTTAATTCGCCCCAGTCACCCAAGCTTATGACCTTGGAGTCATGTTTAGCTTCTGTCACCAACCTTCATTATCTCTTCTTTTATCAGGTTGCTCCcatctctttcctccatttttccctgtAATTCCACTGTTAACCACTTAATTCAGGGTTACTTAATAACTAAGAGTTTGGATTTCATCCCACAGGTAATGAGGAATCATCATGAATACTTATGGATCTGGGCAATTTGAGTAGAACCACATTGTAAAAACATATTTCTGGAAAAGGATACAGAATAGAAATAGGACTATGTTTTGCAACAGGACAGCAGTAAACAGATGGGGGCTGCTGAAGACAATGAATAATTTGAAGGAATTTGAAGATAGTGAACAAGAAGCCTGAATATTGAATACAGAGGCCAAAAAATTCAAGGATAAAAATatctttccttgattttcttagtctggcttatttcactgagcatgacaTTTTCCAGTTCCAACTGTTTATcaacaaatgccattattttattcttctttatggctgagtagaactccattgtgtatatgtacactgcattttctttatccatttatttattgatagacatttgggttggtttcataacttggctagtGTGAATTGCGCTGTTATAAACATAGATGTGCCTGTAACactatagtattctgattttagttcttttggataaatatgaagaaatgggatggctgggtcttatggtggttcttgattagtcttttgaggaatcttcatgctgctttccagagtggttatattAAATTgtagtcccatcaacaatgtataagtggacatttttccctacatcctttccagcatttattattgtttgtattcttggtaatcacTACTCTAactggagcgagatgaaatctcagtgtagttttgatttgcatttccctgatttctaggacagttcaacatttttcatatatttattggtcatctgtatttctttttctgagaaatgtctgtttagttctgtTACCCATTTATCAATTTGGggtatttgttttttgatgttaagttttttgagttctttatatattatcaATATTAATCCTCCATTAAATGAGTAGTTGGCagaggttttctcccattctgtcagcTCTCTCTTAAcacttttgtttccattttcatgtaGAAGCTTCTAAATttgaggaaggggattgagggagagggaggagggatgggaaaaaggaggaactgcagaatgaactTGACCATATTATGctaggtacatatatgaatataccacaatgacttccacctttatgtatatctataaagcaccaattataaataaataaataaaaataaataaataaataaataaataaataaataaatggaagggcAGTAAactagaggaaagggaatagggagagggaggaggggagggaaagaaaaatcactgggcactaaaatggagtaaattatattccctgcatgtatgatcatgtcaaaatgaccccactattgtgtataaccacaatatactaataaaaacattaaaaatctctttccttttacTCTCAGCCCACCCTTACAGTACTTTATTCCTCTCTCCAAACCATCCTACTGAATTTCTGCATTCTTCCTATTTTCATACCTTTTTGGTTCTTTCACAGAGAATATTGCTCTGAAGACATGCCTGGAGAATTCACTTGTGGCCTGGTTATGTTTTATAACTTGGTACAAACCATTGTCTCTTCTTGGACCTCAGATTCTCCATCTAAAAAATTGGTTAAGGTAAAACATAGAGGATTGAACGTTTGCATTTACCTCTGATCTCTCTTGAAATCACACTGAGTGACAGTAAAAGGGGAGTAAAGACAGAATTCACAAGGGCAAAGAGAATGATTAGAAACTAGAAAACAGATGAACTAGAGACAGGTAACTGAGCATAGTAGTGATCtggaatatatgtaaatatgGGAAAACCATGGCACAATTTCAGAAAGCCTCCAAAACTGTAGTCAACCAATAGCTCTGAAAGTAGATAATAGGAAtgttgaagtaggaggattgacTGATAGCCTTTATAACAAGTTTCTTTCCTCCTATTCCCATGTAACCTGGTAACCGCTTTTCACCCAATCCAAGAGGAGCAGAGTTTTATTCTCTGAAGACATTTATTACATGTAGTTGGAACTCAGGAAATCCTCTAATGGAGAGGGTGCCAACCAGCCACCAAAAAAGTAAGAGTTCACCTTCAGGATTATAAAACTCTTATTACCCACTGTTAAGCCTAGGACACTGTCTTACACCCTACCTGCTCACCCTTCAATACGCAGAGGGAAGATTTCTCTTTGGCAGTACTAATGGAACGTAAGATAGGAAACACACAAAACACAACTAAACTAATGTGAGTAATGGTTAGCAGGCCATTCCTACTTCTACTCCAGAACCATATAGTCTACCTACTCGGGTAGCAGCATCATATAATGGTCATTAATTCAGGGTGTGCTATGGTAGATGGTGACTCAAGAAGAAGGCAACTCCTGATGCTGCATGTTTAAGATCATTGATGTATCAGCCTGACAGATTATGATTGATAAAACCAGGAAGTCCCATGGTTATATCACCACTGCTGTTAATATTTTTGATACAAATTCAGTCCCTTGGTCTAAGGGATATTATGTGGTGTATTAGTTGGCTGGGCCTCTGAGAATGTTGCATGCCCAATGCCCAGCTTCTGGGGGTTGGTTTGCAATCTTTGGAGTTACTTGGTTTGTAGATGTGTCACTTTGATCCCTGCCTCTCTTTCCTATGGTATTctcctgtgtgcatatatgtgtcaaaatttcatgtttttaaataaggATACTGGTTGTATTGAAGTAGGGGCCTGCCGACTCCAATATGATTTCATCATAGTTAAGATGATTTCATCTCCAAGGACCCTATTTTCAAATAtgatcacattctgaggtatcAGTGGTTAGCACTTCCACATGTGAATTTAGGGGCATGAGATTCAATGCATAAAATCTGAGATCTTGGGTTTGTGGATCAAGTGCCCATAAGCCCTGGGAGAGGTGCCAGTCAAAGCCCTGCAAACAAGAGTTGCAAGCCCATATCTGAAATATGTGCTCATTTTCAATCAAAATAAGTCACTACCCTATCCATGATGGAAAGAGTATAATGTAACCAATTTGCCACCAAGGTGTTGGTTTTTATACTCAAGGGATGAGACCATATTGAGGGCTTACACACTCTTGGCAGATTGGATACTCAGCAGTGATATTATTTATATCAGTCTTAGAGTAGACTTACGATTTGGGGCCCATTTGTAGTCTACCCCCCACCTCTGTGGCTATTCCTTTCACACAACCATAATGCTAGTACTAGAGTGGCCAGTGACAGAGGCCACCATCATCAACTGGCTATGTCACTCTGTCTACTTGATTGTTTGGTGCCTCTTGTATGGTGGGTGCTTTCTGGTGGGTATTAAAAGAAGACCAGACCTTTACATTTTGTGTTCattcttaaaaattcattcacATTTCTCCTCCCTAGATCTCATTGTCTCttaattttcccatatttttcctTCTAGGCCTCTGACCAACCAGTTAAAACATTTGCCACTGCTTATGAGTTCATGCTTATTCTCACTGGgctatttcacatttaaaatgaagTGGATGACCTGGTGCACCAAAGTTTTACCCATTGGGAGTGTTACTCCTCTCCACTGCCTTTCAAGGTCCCTCTATGGGACTGTAGTGCAGCCACAGTCTACTTTCAGCTCTCACTACATATTGAGCTAAATCATTGGTAAATCAAGATTggcctttcctttcctctgttggCTGGTGATAAGTGACAACCCCACATTGCCACCTCTAGATAAGTGTCTTAGTCTCTTTtgatcacaaggtcaaggtcaaactgagcaacttagtgagatcctgtataaaaataaaatttaaaaaggactgaggatgtaaaaTGCTtatttagcatgtgcaaggcccttggttcaatccacagcactcctccccacccctacaaaaaaaaaaaaaaaaagaaaaagtcccaCCTCTTATTGCTGTTGCATttaggattaagtttccaactcACAAATTTGGGGGGAAATGTTCAGGATGGAAAGGAATGCATTTGCCAGGTCAGTGTGCAAATCCCATGTATCTGAAGCTATCTGAATTTACCCTAGGCAAAATTCCATTGCTGGCATAGCAGTTGCAATCATACCTCTGCTTGGTTGAGGGTGAGATAGCCCACTGTCATATTCCAGGATCTGATTGGTTTTTCTAGGGGCCATATTGGTGAATTGAATGATGATACCCTGGAGATTACTACCTCTGTATTTTTTAGCTTCTAAGCATAGCACTAATCTCTGCCATTCCCCCGAGaagtgatatttttgtttttataatatcaTATCTTGACTTTCAGGGAGGGTCCTAAGAATTTCTCATTATAGTAGCActtgtgtgtctctgtgtgtgtgtgtgttgctggggattaaattcagggatTTGCATGTGCTAGGCTATACCCTGGgtataccattgagctatacctcaACCCATTATAGTAGCTGTCAATCCACAgagtaaagaataaatgaaggctTCTGTCATCTACCACATGTATTCATTCCAATAATGTATTTGGGGAGTAGGGAAATCACCACTGGGTGGGTCCATGGAAGCAGTGGACCCATGGTGAGCCTGACCTGACTCTTATTACTTGGTTTTTCCTTTCACAGAAGGCTATGATTTGCTTCAGATGATTAGGGGTCAATATCAATTCAGACCTTGAATTCAAAATCTCTCTAACTTTCTGGGTATTTGCCTTTCTCCAGCATACAGTTACCTGAATACATGACCATGTATACCCTTGGGGAAGAACTGGAAGTTCCTTGTAGCATTCTTCCTCCTGGGGACCTGATCTCTCTTTCAGAAAATGAGTTGAGTCTGAAAACTGGATGAGATCTTGACTGAGCAAGAAATCCTAATTGTTTCATTGGATTTGCTGTTTGCAGTCTCCTGAGCATTTATTCTTGGTTTCTCTTGATTGTGTAAATTGAAAAATACCCTTACTAGATGCCCAACTACTTGCCCACACATAGAAAATAGGAACTACATAAAAGCAGTGGATTGAGTTCAGAGACCCAGTAACTGAAGAATGCAagctccagaaaaagaaaatagatgatgaGGGGAAGGGAATTATgaaagggatttaaaaaaattctttcctaaaataaatatataattaatttaaaaattctttcctagAACCGAAGGAGACAATTTCTTGATGGAAAAATTTTACCAAGGGGCTTGCCTACacaatgaatgaacaaagacTCACACCAAGACACGTTGTTGTGAAATTTCTAGCACCAGGtataaaaaaaaaggcattaatgcttttgtttgtatcattttctGGTTCTTGCACTGACTTTTTCTTCTGGCTCACTTTTCCCATGTTGATTTTTGTCTCTGCATTTTATCTTAGAGGATTTCCTCAAATATCAAAGAATTCTTGGCTCTCTGTTTAATTTCAAGCTCTAGACGGTAGCTGATTGGAAAACTGGAAGCTGAAAGACAATGGAACAAACTTTCAGCCTTCAAAGTTCTGAGGGAAAATTATTTCCAACATAGGATTCTATGCCCAGACAAAACTTTGTCACACATAGACatagaatgacttttattttcatattctcaAAGTCTTAAAATTTTACCCCCTTCTCTCCATGCATCTACTAGAGGATGCGCTCCAAAAAGGTAAGATAGTAAAAAATGTATAAGGAATGTATGGAGCCTTGGGATAAGAAAAGACTAAGAAAGTTCTCAGAATGCAGGAGAAGCCTGAGGAGATACCAGAACACTGGCAAAGTGATCAACCTAGAAAGAAACCCATTCAGGTAGGGGTTGCTGAGAGAAGGCTCCAGGAGCTAATGTTCCCACCAGAAAATCAAAGGTAACCCAGAGGCTACCTGATGCATTTGAACGTATAGAGAGGAGTTTACATTTTCAACAGAATTTTGGGATGAACTAggtataaatgaaaaagtaaaaagagaaacaagaagtaaaAACCTAAGCAAGCATTAACTTCATGGGCTGAAAGAAAGGTTGTACCAGACAACAAATTCAGTAGAGTACTCTACATGGTGTAGCTATGAATAATATTGAAATAgtcataatattaaatattaggaGTGAATATTGGTTTATCAGAAATATGCTTAAAAGTATTTGAGGGGAAGAGAAGTATACTTTCGTAGGGGCTGATGgtgtaagaaaattaaattcttatcTTGATGATAGGAAATCAGTGGAATattaccaaaaactaaaaaaccaagaaacagaaacatgtagttaagtaccagaagaaaaagtttaaaagagtAAACAAATTGCTGTGGGGCGTGAAGATAGAAGTTGGCAGGGACTGGAAAGGACTACTTTTGTAATAACCGTTATAGAACTATTTCATGTTTCTTAAACTATGTACacatataactaataaaaattaaggtaaatgccactttatttattttgctttttctaataTGCccatttcccctttcttttctcatatctccttctcttttcttctttactctttttCTCAAATCACAATTAGATATGGTCACAACTGCACGATTTTCAGttggaagaatattttttctttatgaacaaTGAGACAGCCCTAGACTAACACTACTTCCACTACTAAGACCCAACTCTGTGAGCTGCTGGTGAATACAAGGTGGGGGGTGGTAGGTGGGCACTGCCCTAGGCAATGGAGGGGTGCGTTGAGtgcagaaaaattttaattcataataaaatgcatGAAAACTTGTCTATTTTTTCCTCGCACCAAGTACCATTGACCCTGAACAACATCCGTCCTTGGGTGGTGAGGAGATGGTCAATAGCCTGGGAACATCATTCTATTCTCATGCCAAGGAACACatggaaaatttatttctgaaatggaTTGGGATATTATTGAAGGGGAGAGAGTTGAGAAGAGGAATTCAGCACCTCCCACTAAGCCTTGAGTGATCTGTATTAGCCATGCCAGGCAACTAAATAGGACTCAGAAACggaaagatatttattttgtgaatgctCCAAGGCCTGAGATGGTTCTTAGGTAGAGATCTGACCTGAGAAGGCTTGGGAAAAACTGCTGTTAACAGAATCAGTCATCCCCTGTAATGAAAATTTTCCATGTGTTGCTTACTAATTGCAGCTATGGATTTCAAGGGAAATGAAATACAATGCTCAACCTTTCCTCAAGTACCCCTGTTCTCTGCCCCCAACTACACTTCACATCTTTATCCTGGTGAACAAGGCACCTTTAGCCTTCAGCATGATGCCCTGAACATCCTCAGGCCAGGAGGGCAGAAGAAAAGATGCCTCTGGAGGTTTGGAAGGAAAGATTCGTCTGAGGTCAGAGCCAGAGTGATTTTAGAGAGGAATACTGACCCATCCCCTTCCGCAGAGTGAAAGGAGTAGCTGTTTGACCCCTGGGTCTCTGCTGGAAACAAAGACACAGATTTCCACTTAGGAATGTCAAAAAGGTGAACACTCAAGGGTAATGTCCTGACCTCTGGATTAAACTGAAAGCTGTAGATGCAGAACTGGGGATTTTTCAAGGTTTTAAAGAgaagcagggagtgattggtGGAGGAAGAGGTAGAGCAATGAGGTAAACTGGACCAAACAATGTATTCTGACTCCTGAGAACTTCTAAACCTCAGAGACACTGAAGGCCGAAAGCTTTCTAATGCAATTTGACCACCGCTTTGTGGGGCTGGGCATGGCAGGAAGCAGTACTGTAGTCACTAATTCTTCCTCCAGAGAGATAGGATGTCCTTTTCCCTGGAGATCCCAGGATGTTGGGAAAGAGAGTCCCAGGTGGCTTAGTGGCTCAGATACCTTAGAGTAAGCTTTTAGAGACCTTCTTGTCCTAATGCATTTTTCAACAGATAAGGACCCGGATCCTTGGAGGCAGAACTGAGTTGCCtgttaaagtataatttttaacaaGGTAAAATCATGTCTCTGGTACAGATAGTAAATGAACACGTTTCAAAGATTTTTACTGAAACTCTTTAATTAATGAGGAAACAGTAAGATTTAAAACTGGCCCGAAGTACATCTGAGAAGCTATAGACATAAAATCAATTTAATAGCTCTTGGGTTACAAGCTATACAAAAAACTGGTTTATGTTTAATGGGATCATAAACTGTAAACTTTGGGACTATTAGTTTCACTGGGcagaaattatttccatttctactgaataaaaattttaagtgatacTTTACAGTGAAGTAAAACAGTCTAGTAAATGGAAAGTTAAGTCCAGCACTAGAAAAACACCCAATAATCTCTGGTTTGTATCCAAGTTTCAGATGCTTTTtaaacttgtccaaggtcacaacAGTATTGCAAGCAAATGTAAGATGACAGTTGGGGTCTCCTATAACTAAACCAATACTTTTGCTCTTGTAACACAATTCTGGAAGACGAAGCTGTTCAAGAGTCAAATTGTCACTCATGGAAGCGACCGGTTGGAGAAATGGTGGATTCCCTTCTTGCCTGCCCAGGTGGAACATTCTCTCTGTTACTCCTTATGCAAACACTGACTTGTGAGTAAACCTGAACTGGGGCCCTGCTCCATGTTCCCCCAAACTAGGTCTGGAGACCTAGTTTCTTCCTTAGAGCACTTTACAGGATTTCTTGACCATTCTATAACCCCTTCCACACACTCACTGGGTTTTCTTACTAAGCTTCTCTGGACTCCCGATTGGGCCCTGCAACTCCCTCTCTGAAATGCTGAGTTCTTGCAGCACATTCAGTTGGAACCCTCATTAGAAGCCTTCAAGTGAGGCCTGAGGACACTCTGGCTGTGATATTTAACTAACTGGATTGAAGTAATGAGTGTGCTTGTTTGGCATAGTGTCCTTGAacattctttcagagcttaaattCAAGGATTCTCTAATAGCTCATTCCCAAAACGGGAGTGATAACTTTCATACAGGACCTAGAAAGCCTCAGGTGGGTTTATGGAGCTGGCACTGCAGTTTGGGCTTTAGGACAGATCTAATTTCCTGACTCCTCATCATAGTAAATGCGATGCCCTTCCTTTGGGAGGGCTTGTGGCTGAGTGAGTTACTCTTTGCTAAGagatttgggagcctgaggcaaatGACATTGAGCAGCTTACAAACTATGACAAGGCATCTACACAAACAcccttttgttcttttgttcttgcCAGATCTGTGTGGGTGGCAGAGGTTGGAATAATTTCATTACCAGAGTCCATCAGCCCTGACAGTGTCTCTGTGAGATTGCCTTTTTCATGATCGTTTTGTTTACTTGTCTGGAATGGAATTCAGGTAGATAAGGAATAGGGTAGCACGGGGTAGCTATTAACCGTTCAAAAGATAACTCGAGGAGAATGAGTCATCTACCCCCACGCCCCACTCTCAGGTTtgtttttgcattctttttatcctctaaaataagaaaagttcCAAGAAGGCTAAGTTCCTTATAGCTAGTAAAGTTCAGAACTATTATAATATCAAGTTCAGAACACAATCTGGGATGGAAATGGGAACGTTTTGAAAGTGTGAGGCCGAGatttcaatgtttttttctttgtcgTACACAGTATATTAGGGCCGGAGGAATATGACAGATGAGTAATTTACAGATTGGAAAAGGAAAGCCCTGATAAGCAGCAGGACTGACCCAAGTTCATGCAGTTGTGCGAAGGCAcccttgctgtgtgtgtgtgaggtacGGGGATAGGAAGGAGAGCAGAGCTGTGCTCTGGGGAAGCCAGTCTCTGCCTCCTAGCCCAGCTGAGTGAGGGATAGCTCTCTGAGGCTCTACTATAAAACAAAGAGAGCAAAGTTAGATAGGAATGACTGCAGTACATTTCCCCTTCTCAAATCAAGCCTCTCTCTCCAGGCTAAGAGTCAAGGCAGGCCATTGACTCTACTCTTCgacattttctttatgtactGTTTCTCAGCCTCCCTCCATCGAATAACAATAAAATACCAACATTTATGGAACATCTGTTGGAAGTGGTCTTTGCATTCCACTTCTAGTATCTCAATTAATCTTCACAGCAAGAGTAAGGCCTGTACAGTTAGCCTTATTTGATAGGTGAGGAAACAGGCTTAGTGAGACTAGGCATCTTGCTCCAGATCCCAGGCTGGCAACCACAGAGTTGGAAATCTTACCCCCAAACTTGTCCTTAAGTACTATGCTTAAAGTTCTTCCCCACTCTACTCTCCATGTCTTCTCTCTACCTTCCAGGTCAGTAAATTCCACCTTTAGACAAGTAGGGACCACTGTCACTGGTACCATgctgaaatcagaaaaattaggaCAGGCAAGGGAATGGAGCAGATgagttcagagcccagagagATGTCAAAATTGAACTCAGTGCACATTGTAGTTTGCCTTCCCAGCTTCCACTTGCCATTCCTCAGTGTCTCTTGGCATCCACCTCTCTCATAAAGCTTCCATACCTCACCCCTAGTTCCAAGGGATGGCCTGGTTTATTCAAGGAAAATCATGTCCCCTGGTCAGCAGATGGTTCATAAGGAAGCACAAAACCAGTCAATGGAGTGCAAGAAGTTTACAATGGGTTTCTGAGAAAGTCCTGACTAACTTAAAACACAGAATTTCCAAAGAGAAGCCCTCTGATTTTCTCTGCACAACCTGTGCTCAGGTTTGAAGTTTGGAATGTCCACAGCTGTCTCACTAGTGAGCTGAAGATGCAGTTTCATGGGGCATTAGAACCAGGGCCACCAGCCTATGTGGACCTTGAGGTTTGCCCTGCCACTGGACTTGGTTTCAAGAGCTGATGAATTCTGTTTAAAACACATAGAATCCATGGGTGAAGACCAAATGCtttggtttgaatctggaatgtcccccaaaggcctaaGAATAGAAAACATGGTCCTCAATGCTGTAAGGTTCAGGGGTGTGGCTTTTAGGCAATGCTTAGAGCATGAAAGCTCTGACCtcacattaatccactgatggctAAAAGGACTACTGGGACATAGTTGATCACTTGGGGCATTCCCTGGAAGGGTTTGATTCTCCCTAGCTCCTTTGTCTTGGCTTCCCAATTAGCATGAACcaagtagctttcctctgccaggcccttccaccatgacgtttCTGCCTTGGACCTGACTGACCATGCACTGAACTTTTAAAGCCCTAagccaaaatacatctttcctcctttaagctgttCATGTCAGTAGTGAAAAACTAAATCAAGATTCAACATCTGGGTtctgtggtacacacctgcaattctagtcacttgggaggctgagacaggagaatcataagtttgaggccagcctcagctacatAGCaagatccttagcaacttagcaagactctgtctcaaaataaaaaatttaaaaaaaaaatgaaaagagctggggatactgttcaatggtaaagtgctcttgggttcaatcctcagcaacccACCTCTTGAAAAAAGTCAAGCAGATGATCCAATGGGAGCATTAACACTAATCTGAAATTAATCTGAAAAAGTTGGTTAGGAAAACAATAGCTATGAAACAACAACAGAGAAGGTGAAGATACCAGCGCAAAGGGAAATTCTGAGAACATGGAATCTGGCACAGACCCTAAGGAGGTTCTTAAGAACCTGggggattattatttttttctttgtatcagagattaaacccagggacacttaaccactgagtcacattcccagaccattttttgtattttatttagaggtagggtcttgctgagttgcttagggcctcactaaattgctgaggctggccttgaacttatgatcctcctgcctcagcctcctgagccactgggattacaggcctgtgccaccatgcagGCTCTGGGGTATTATTGTTGGGCTGTTTGTTCAGGAGATGATCTAATGGATACCAATAGTGACCACAGACTTATTGACTTCTGGAATCTCCCTGTTTCTCGTCTCAATCCAAATCCCACCCATCCTTCAAGACTTAGGAAGTCTTTTCTATCTGGGCCTTATTTGCTTCCTTCTCCTGAGGTTTCCATGGAATCTCTCTTTTCTACGAAATAGAGAATAATTCCCATGCACCCATGGGTGAGAATTTTGTCTCGTGATTTCAAAGAAGCAGTATGTTTATTTCTTCTCCCACAGGAGAAACCAAAGTTACTTCCAGAAATCAAGGGAAAGCAAACACCACTCCACATGATATTGTGTGTATAAGTCTGGCTTCTCTACAGTATCAGAATCAACAAGAAGTATGTttataaaaagggatttattagattggcttacatgaccagaaccTGGATAGTCCACCATGGCCATCTATAGGCAAGAGAGACAGAGCACCAGAACAAGAAGAATCAACAGTTCTACCCTaatctgagaccaaggcttctggaaaccacctggagagtcactggcagagtctgctttggaagagtgaagaagggagtGTCttatatcctcagatgatcaaagcagcaatcaagaacctgttcaagaagagtcgagcttgcatccacatctgcttccttgttctaacaacttttcttccattcaagccaccatcctattggacagtgctgcccacgcttagggaggatCTCctgttcactatcccacattccaatcactCCTAGACACAtactcattgacacacccagaagcctcttaatcaatAGCATCCCTTAATCCAATGACGTTGACAATTCAAATTCACCCTTAGAGTGTGCTAAGGCTCACTAGAGAGGGATTATGAGTGTTCAT comes from the Sciurus carolinensis chromosome 9, mSciCar1.2, whole genome shotgun sequence genome and includes:
- the LOC124993625 gene encoding receptor-transporting protein 4-like, which encodes MYLDISTWEQTFQSLIQQEEPWAKWTLKLDENIQPGGMARGWRQYLQRAFGREYCSEDMPGEFTCGLVMFYNLVQTIVSSWTSDSPSKKLVKNRRRQFLDGKILPRGLPTQ